One part of the Halobacteria archaeon AArc-dxtr1 genome encodes these proteins:
- a CDS encoding PQQ-dependent sugar dehydrogenase has protein sequence MSNSDTDDVQSTESDARTRLLQGTGAASAIGLAGCLSDIPGVDDDPEEDEAFFEVADLEPAVATIDAGEPIDVSATVENTGDEEGTQDVELRVGDETLDATELTLEAGADETVSFEAIETDDLEPGEYSHGVHSEDDADTGSLTIEGEPDEEFLSWNREIEAEADPDAATDWDNYDVHDLGEEADGELMAIDVDPEGRIWYIGRGAGFVAHGDDDCQVVYVDPDTEEHTLALELDVIVGAEEVADGGDTSLARELGGQSVAICPNFEETGHVYVYYHPSSEEMDMWDNPYNEDIVTMLQRVSRFEMDGDGLDPDSEEVVIEIPLQLNTCCHIGGYLEFGPEGDLWITTGDDSNNVGNPDGEVNWSMTDERDGDVHGRPAAVSDAQRTSGNTADLRGSVLRITPTEDGEDGEMYEVPEGNLKDHWEEETGEDYSDDEFLPEIYAMGLRNPFAVSIDSHTGYLFTGNYGNDAGSVDFNLGMQGQADYHLFCEPGNAGFPYFRGYYPYRDWDFENDQPGQPFWHDNLRNRSPNNTGIENIPNVTPGLIWHPQGFDGYEDAPAWMDMPRPGEVTWPELDAGGSADAGVAYRYSEEFGEGALDPYFEGKQFFMNPSNADVIRYLTFNEDGSLEIDEFLPDNDIGGAYDMDVLPDGRLAIMGMYSGIHVVEYSG, from the coding sequence ATGTCCAATTCCGATACGGACGATGTACAGTCGACGGAGTCAGACGCGAGAACACGGCTTCTCCAGGGTACGGGAGCGGCGAGCGCGATCGGCCTCGCCGGCTGTCTCAGCGACATCCCCGGAGTCGACGACGATCCCGAGGAAGACGAGGCGTTCTTCGAAGTCGCCGACCTGGAGCCGGCGGTGGCGACGATCGATGCGGGCGAGCCTATCGACGTCAGCGCGACCGTCGAGAACACCGGCGACGAGGAGGGGACTCAGGACGTGGAACTTCGCGTCGGCGACGAGACGCTCGACGCGACGGAGCTGACGCTCGAGGCGGGCGCCGACGAGACGGTCTCGTTCGAGGCCATCGAGACCGACGACCTCGAGCCCGGCGAATACAGCCACGGCGTCCACTCTGAGGACGACGCAGATACGGGAAGCCTGACGATCGAGGGCGAGCCCGACGAGGAGTTCCTCTCCTGGAACCGCGAGATCGAGGCGGAGGCCGATCCCGACGCCGCGACCGACTGGGACAACTACGACGTCCACGACCTGGGCGAGGAAGCTGACGGCGAGCTGATGGCCATCGACGTCGACCCCGAGGGTCGCATCTGGTACATCGGGCGCGGTGCCGGCTTCGTCGCCCACGGCGACGACGACTGCCAGGTCGTCTACGTCGATCCCGACACTGAAGAGCACACGCTCGCGCTTGAACTCGACGTCATCGTCGGGGCCGAAGAAGTCGCCGACGGCGGCGACACTAGCCTCGCCCGCGAACTGGGCGGACAGAGCGTGGCGATCTGCCCGAACTTCGAGGAGACTGGCCACGTCTACGTCTACTACCATCCCTCCAGCGAGGAGATGGACATGTGGGACAACCCATACAACGAGGACATCGTGACCATGCTCCAGCGGGTTTCTCGCTTCGAGATGGACGGTGACGGCTTAGATCCCGACTCCGAGGAGGTGGTCATCGAGATTCCGCTCCAGCTCAACACCTGCTGTCACATCGGCGGCTACCTCGAGTTCGGCCCGGAGGGTGATCTCTGGATCACGACCGGCGACGACTCGAACAACGTCGGCAACCCCGACGGCGAGGTCAACTGGTCGATGACCGACGAGCGAGACGGCGACGTCCACGGCCGACCGGCGGCGGTTTCCGACGCCCAGCGTACCTCCGGCAACACGGCCGACCTCCGCGGGAGTGTCTTACGCATCACCCCGACCGAGGACGGTGAGGACGGCGAGATGTACGAGGTTCCCGAGGGCAACCTCAAAGACCACTGGGAGGAAGAAACCGGCGAGGACTACTCGGACGACGAGTTCCTCCCCGAAATCTATGCGATGGGGCTTCGCAACCCGTTCGCGGTTAGCATCGACTCCCACACCGGCTACCTCTTTACGGGTAACTACGGGAACGACGCGGGCTCGGTCGACTTCAACCTCGGTATGCAGGGCCAGGCCGACTACCACCTGTTCTGTGAGCCAGGTAACGCCGGCTTCCCGTACTTCCGTGGCTACTACCCCTACCGCGACTGGGACTTCGAGAACGACCAGCCCGGCCAGCCATTCTGGCACGACAACCTGCGCAACCGCTCGCCGAACAACACCGGTATCGAGAACATCCCGAACGTTACGCCTGGCCTCATCTGGCATCCCCAGGGCTTCGACGGCTACGAGGACGCCCCCGCCTGGATGGACATGCCCCGTCCCGGCGAGGTTACCTGGCCCGAACTTGACGCTGGCGGCTCGGCCGACGCGGGTGTCGCGTACCGCTACTCGGAGGAGTTCGGCGAGGGTGCGCTCGACCCGTACTTCGAGGGTAAACAGTTCTTCATGAACCCCTCCAACGCCGACGTGATCCGGTATCTGACGTTCAACGAGGACGGCAGCCTCGAGATCGACGAGTTCCTGCCGGACAACGACATCGGCGGCGCCTACGACATGGACGTCCTCCCGGACGGCCGACTCGCGATCATGGGCATGTACTCCGGCATCCACGTCGTCGAGTACTCCGGCTAA
- a CDS encoding aminopeptidase: MDPRIREHAQIIANHSVELQEGDNVIIDAHPVASDLVVALHEVIGDVGANPLSTTQRTGKRRRRAYLRAADPDFETPEHELALIENTDVYIAIRAGANVTETADVDPQTQAAYQQAHRPILEKRLGTRWCLTQFPAPANAQLAEMSTEGYENFVWDAVNKDWEAQREHQEHMVEILDPADEVRIVSGETTDVTMSVAGNPTINDHGAHNLPGGEVFTAPVPDSVDGEVLFDMPLYHQGREITNVALEFEDGEVVSHSAAKNEDVLTEVLNTDDGARRLGELGIGMNRDIDQFTYNMLFDEKMGDTVHMAVGRAYDDTVGEGNEQNDSAVHVDMIVDMSDDSLIAVDGEVVQRDGTFVFEDGFDD, encoded by the coding sequence ATGGATCCACGCATTCGCGAACACGCCCAGATCATCGCGAACCACTCTGTCGAGTTACAGGAAGGCGACAACGTCATCATCGACGCCCACCCCGTCGCCTCCGATCTGGTCGTCGCCCTCCACGAGGTGATCGGCGACGTTGGCGCGAACCCGCTCTCGACGACCCAGCGCACCGGAAAGCGACGCCGGCGAGCGTATCTCCGGGCGGCCGATCCTGACTTCGAGACGCCCGAGCACGAACTCGCACTTATCGAGAACACCGACGTCTACATCGCCATCCGTGCGGGCGCCAACGTCACCGAGACCGCCGACGTCGACCCCCAGACTCAGGCGGCCTACCAGCAGGCCCACCGCCCCATCCTAGAGAAGCGCCTCGGGACGCGGTGGTGTCTCACCCAGTTCCCTGCGCCGGCAAACGCCCAGCTCGCCGAGATGAGCACCGAGGGCTACGAGAACTTCGTCTGGGACGCCGTCAACAAAGACTGGGAGGCCCAGCGCGAGCACCAGGAACACATGGTCGAGATCCTCGATCCGGCCGACGAGGTCCGCATCGTAAGCGGCGAGACTACCGATGTGACGATGTCCGTCGCCGGCAACCCGACGATCAACGACCACGGCGCGCACAACCTTCCCGGCGGCGAGGTCTTCACTGCACCCGTCCCCGACAGCGTCGACGGCGAGGTGCTGTTCGACATGCCGCTGTACCACCAGGGCCGAGAGATCACGAACGTCGCTCTCGAATTCGAGGACGGCGAGGTCGTCTCGCATTCGGCGGCGAAAAACGAGGACGTGCTGACCGAAGTGTTGAACACCGACGACGGCGCCCGCCGGCTGGGTGAACTCGGTATCGGCATGAACCGCGATATCGACCAGTTCACCTACAACATGCTCTTCGACGAAAAGATGGGCGACACGGTCCATATGGCGGTTGGCCGCGCCTACGACGACACCGTCGGCGAGGGCAACGAGCAGAACGATTCGGCGGTCCACGTCGATATGATCGTCGACATGAGCGACGACTCGCTCATCGCGGTCGATGGTGAGGTGGTCCAACGCGACGGAACGTTCGTCTTCGAGGACGGATTCGACGACTAG
- a CDS encoding tetratricopeptide repeat protein: MSDRDEDRDHQFSHGSGFDDPYEEFDLDPPELGVDPGKVDPVDSRVVSDTLDERQIAADDVDADELLDVGLNYMAINRYEQATDAFERAANFADDDGLAQEAWVNKGVAHAELEEYDAAIGAHEEALRIDREARAGDGEHEGEMRAASEHAASAHTNLAYALWEFGETAQALEHAERAVEIDDRFAQGWYNRAFFLAERGLAEDALHCIDNAIRLGLRNAQVLEEKARILEELGEYDEAEEIADEANDLRERAEERLVEERRQMRE, translated from the coding sequence ATGAGCGACCGAGACGAAGACCGCGACCACCAGTTCTCACACGGGAGCGGCTTCGACGATCCCTACGAGGAGTTCGATCTCGATCCACCGGAGTTGGGCGTCGACCCGGGGAAGGTCGACCCCGTCGACTCGCGAGTCGTCTCCGACACGCTCGACGAGCGCCAGATCGCGGCCGACGACGTCGACGCCGACGAACTACTCGACGTCGGCTTAAATTACATGGCGATCAACCGCTACGAGCAGGCTACGGATGCCTTCGAGCGGGCCGCCAACTTCGCCGACGACGACGGGCTCGCCCAGGAAGCCTGGGTGAACAAAGGCGTCGCCCACGCCGAACTCGAGGAGTACGACGCCGCCATCGGCGCCCACGAGGAGGCGCTGCGGATCGACCGTGAGGCACGTGCCGGAGATGGCGAGCACGAAGGTGAGATGCGAGCCGCGAGCGAACACGCCGCCTCGGCGCACACGAACCTCGCCTACGCCCTCTGGGAGTTCGGCGAGACTGCCCAGGCACTCGAACACGCCGAGCGCGCCGTCGAGATCGACGACCGGTTCGCCCAGGGCTGGTACAACCGGGCCTTTTTCCTCGCCGAGCGCGGTCTCGCGGAGGACGCCTTGCACTGTATCGACAACGCGATCCGGCTGGGGCTTCGCAACGCACAGGTCCTAGAGGAGAAAGCCCGCATTCTGGAGGAGCTCGGCGAGTACGACGAGGCCGAAGAGATTGCCGACGAGGCAAACGATCTCCGCGAGCGTGCAGAGGAGCGTCTCGTCGAGGAGCGCCGGCAGATGCGGGAGTAA
- a CDS encoding metallophosphoesterase, with product MLAIFSDTHSDRGHELTDAASHIAREADAVVHAGDFTSVAALEAFQALPSRLYAVHGNADGLAVRDRLPTERVLDHDGVRLAVTHRRDGGQTALSLFGRANDADVVVSGHTHRPALVETDDTLLLNPGSHAQPRGNRPGFAALERVDDRVEVRLLDLEGAVVESVPIDGEH from the coding sequence ATGCTCGCGATCTTTTCGGATACGCACAGTGACCGAGGTCACGAACTGACGGACGCCGCTTCGCACATCGCTCGCGAGGCTGACGCGGTCGTCCATGCGGGGGATTTTACGAGTGTGGCCGCTCTCGAGGCGTTTCAGGCGCTCCCCTCGCGGCTGTACGCCGTCCACGGAAACGCAGACGGACTGGCAGTCCGCGATCGACTGCCGACCGAACGCGTCCTCGACCACGACGGCGTTCGCCTCGCTGTCACCCACCGCCGTGACGGTGGCCAGACTGCCCTCTCGCTGTTCGGCCGGGCAAACGACGCCGACGTCGTCGTCTCGGGACACACCCACCGTCCCGCACTCGTCGAGACCGACGACACGCTCCTGTTGAACCCCGGGAGCCACGCCCAGCCGCGGGGGAATCGGCCGGGGTTTGCGGCACTCGAACGAGTGGACGACCGCGTCGAAGTCCGGTTGCTGGATCTCGAGGGTGCCGTCGTCGAGTCCGTCCCTATCGACGGTGAACACTGA
- a CDS encoding FAD-dependent oxidoreductase, producing the protein MADVVVVGGGIGGLTAAHELADRGLDVTVLEATDRFGGKARSEPITDAPAAIHGEHGFRFFPAFYRHVIETMERIPDGPGTVAGNLVETESTLIAGIDSPDQIAETRSPDTVRGWLEALRPAFAEDLPARDVRFLLERLLYLLTACEQRREAELDEISWWTFVDAENRSQVFRERLAYATQALVALRPQVGSARTIGLIYLQLLFGQLDPNRPTERVLNAPTSEAWIDPWVDALEGLGVELRTGSPARELSFDGRRITGVELADGETVVGDDYVLAVPVDVAPQFVTTALGRAAPALTRIERLDTAWMNGIQFYLTADVSLTRGHQVYTDSPWALTSISQRQFWTDVDLSERKPEGVDGVLSVIASDWETPGIVYGKPARECSREEVATEIWEQLKRHLNGPETRLTDESLVDWFLDPAIVEGEDGLENHSPLLINTAGSLRNRPRADTGVENLTLAGDYVRTNADLASMESANEAGRRAANAVLDRRGNRGSRARIWELEEPVIFEPFKRQDQLRYRLGLPHPAAVTQSLRAAIRPRR; encoded by the coding sequence GTGGGCTCACCGCGGCTCACGAGCTCGCCGACCGGGGACTCGACGTGACGGTCCTGGAGGCCACAGACCGGTTCGGCGGAAAGGCACGGTCGGAGCCGATAACCGACGCGCCGGCGGCCATCCACGGCGAACACGGATTCCGGTTCTTTCCGGCCTTCTACCGGCACGTGATCGAGACGATGGAGCGGATCCCCGACGGACCGGGAACCGTCGCGGGCAACCTCGTCGAAACCGAGTCGACGCTGATCGCAGGGATCGACAGCCCCGATCAGATCGCCGAGACGCGCAGCCCGGACACCGTCCGCGGCTGGCTCGAAGCGCTGCGCCCCGCGTTCGCTGAGGACCTGCCCGCGCGGGACGTCCGATTCCTCCTCGAACGGCTGCTGTACCTGCTGACCGCCTGCGAACAGCGCCGCGAAGCGGAACTAGACGAGATCTCGTGGTGGACGTTCGTCGACGCCGAGAACCGCTCGCAGGTGTTCCGGGAACGCCTGGCTTACGCGACGCAAGCGTTGGTCGCGCTGCGACCACAGGTCGGCAGCGCCCGCACTATCGGGCTGATCTACCTCCAGTTGCTGTTCGGACAGCTCGATCCGAACCGGCCGACCGAGCGCGTGTTGAATGCGCCGACCAGCGAGGCCTGGATCGATCCCTGGGTGGACGCACTCGAGGGACTCGGTGTCGAGCTTCGGACCGGCTCGCCGGCCCGCGAGCTGTCGTTCGACGGGCGCCGAATTACGGGGGTCGAGCTGGCCGACGGCGAGACCGTGGTCGGTGACGACTACGTACTCGCGGTTCCGGTCGACGTCGCACCGCAGTTCGTGACCACAGCGCTCGGTCGGGCGGCACCGGCGCTGACCCGAATCGAGCGCTTAGATACCGCCTGGATGAACGGAATCCAGTTCTATCTCACTGCGGACGTCTCCCTGACCCGGGGCCATCAGGTCTACACTGACTCGCCGTGGGCGCTGACTTCCATCTCCCAGCGACAGTTCTGGACTGACGTCGATCTCTCAGAGCGCAAGCCCGAGGGCGTCGACGGCGTGCTGTCGGTGATCGCCTCCGACTGGGAGACGCCGGGGATCGTCTACGGAAAGCCAGCACGGGAGTGCAGCCGCGAGGAGGTCGCCACGGAGATCTGGGAGCAACTCAAGCGCCACTTGAACGGGCCGGAGACGCGCCTGACCGACGAGTCACTGGTCGACTGGTTCCTCGATCCGGCGATCGTCGAGGGGGAAGACGGCCTCGAGAACCACTCGCCGCTGTTGATCAACACGGCCGGCTCGCTGCGAAACCGACCACGGGCAGACACTGGCGTCGAGAATCTGACGCTCGCAGGCGATTACGTCCGGACGAACGCCGATCTCGCGTCGATGGAGTCGGCCAACGAGGCCGGCAGGCGGGCGGCAAACGCCGTCCTCGACCGACGGGGGAATCGCGGCTCCCGGGCCCGGATCTGGGAGCTCGAAGAGCCGGTTATCTTCGAGCCGTTCAAGCGACAGGATCAGCTTCGGTACCGACTCGGACTGCCACATCCAGCGGCAGTGACGCAGTCGCTACGCGCGGCAATCCGACCGCGACGTTGA
- a CDS encoding ABC transporter ATP-binding protein: MAAIRTSGLRKEYGELTALEGLDLAVEEGEVFGFLGPNGAGKSTTINMLLDFVRPTAGSATVLGYDAQDGADEISQRVGILPEGFDVYPRLSGRRHVAFAIETKETDDDPDEVLDRVGLDPDARDRPAGDYSTGMRQRLAMGIALVGDPDLLIMDEPSSGLDPHGIREMQELVRDEADRGTTVFFSSHILEHVEAVCDRVGVLSEGELVAVDTIAGLRESLGGDATMTLSLADSAEPMQPVLAEVGGVIDPIAAGTTLECSVTEPAAKARAITVLSDAGATITDVRIDEVSLESLFTALTNGEPPSTEGTTSTPVDTTTAELSADAAGSASAGADR, translated from the coding sequence ATGGCCGCCATACGAACGTCCGGATTGCGAAAGGAGTACGGCGAACTGACCGCCCTCGAGGGACTCGACCTCGCAGTCGAGGAGGGCGAAGTGTTCGGATTTTTGGGCCCGAACGGCGCCGGCAAGTCGACGACGATCAACATGCTGCTCGACTTCGTCCGCCCGACGGCCGGCTCGGCGACCGTGCTCGGCTACGACGCCCAGGATGGTGCCGACGAGATCAGCCAACGGGTCGGCATTCTGCCCGAGGGATTCGACGTCTACCCGCGACTCTCCGGTCGCCGGCACGTCGCCTTCGCAATCGAGACGAAAGAGACAGACGACGACCCCGACGAGGTCTTAGACCGCGTCGGTCTCGACCCTGACGCCCGTGACCGACCGGCTGGGGACTACTCGACGGGTATGCGCCAGCGCCTGGCGATGGGGATCGCCCTCGTCGGCGATCCGGACCTGCTCATCATGGACGAACCCTCTTCGGGACTCGACCCCCACGGCATCCGCGAGATGCAAGAACTCGTCCGTGACGAGGCCGATCGGGGGACGACCGTGTTCTTCTCGAGTCACATCTTAGAGCACGTCGAGGCGGTCTGTGACCGCGTCGGCGTGCTCAGCGAGGGCGAACTCGTCGCCGTCGACACGATCGCAGGGCTTCGTGAGTCGCTGGGTGGCGACGCGACGATGACGCTCTCACTCGCTGACTCCGCCGAGCCGATGCAGCCGGTTCTCGCCGAGGTTGGTGGTGTCATCGACCCGATCGCGGCCGGCACCACCCTCGAGTGTTCGGTTACCGAACCCGCCGCGAAGGCTCGCGCGATCACTGTACTGTCCGACGCGGGCGCGACGATAACTGACGTGCGGATCGACGAAGTCTCGCTCGAATCGCTGTTTACTGCCCTGACAAACGGTGAGCCGCCGAGCACCGAGGGAACCACGTCGACCCCGGTCGACACGACGACCGCCGAACTCTCGGCCGACGCTGCCGGCTCAGCCTCCGCGGGGGCCGACCGATGA
- a CDS encoding cysteine desulfurase translates to MSHHDVGALDPEPLRADFPILEREFDGQQVVYLDNAATTQTPDQVVDAMSDYYRESNANVHRGIHHLSQEASEAYEVAHDRVVEFIGADGREEIVFTKNTTEAENLVAYSWGLNELGPGDEVVMTEMEHHASLVTWQQVAERTGADVNYIRVDETGRLDMDHARELITDDTAVLSAVHVSNTLGTVNPVSELVDIAHDHDAIAMIDGAQAVPNQPVDVAEIGADFYAFSGHKMAGPTGIGVLYGKRELFESMEPYLYGGGMIRKVTFEESTWADLPWKFEPGTPPIAEAVGLHAAIDYLEEIGMERIRDHEQALTRYAYERLDEHDDVEIYGPEPGPDRGGLVSFNLEGVHAHDLTSICNDHVVAIRAGDHCTQPLHDALGVAASARASFYLYNTREEVDKLIGAVEDARELFA, encoded by the coding sequence ATGAGTCATCACGACGTCGGCGCGCTCGATCCCGAGCCACTGCGGGCCGACTTTCCGATCTTAGAACGGGAGTTCGACGGCCAGCAGGTCGTCTACCTCGACAACGCGGCGACGACACAGACGCCGGACCAGGTCGTCGACGCGATGAGTGACTACTACCGCGAGTCGAACGCGAACGTCCACCGCGGGATTCACCACCTGAGCCAGGAGGCCTCCGAAGCCTACGAGGTAGCCCACGATCGCGTCGTCGAGTTCATCGGCGCCGACGGCCGCGAGGAGATCGTCTTCACGAAGAACACGACCGAGGCAGAGAATCTGGTCGCCTACTCGTGGGGGCTGAACGAACTCGGCCCCGGCGACGAGGTCGTCATGACCGAGATGGAACACCACGCCTCGCTCGTCACCTGGCAGCAGGTCGCCGAACGCACGGGCGCGGACGTCAACTACATCCGCGTCGACGAGACGGGCCGGCTCGATATGGACCACGCCCGCGAGCTGATTACCGACGACACGGCGGTGCTCTCGGCGGTCCACGTCTCGAACACACTCGGAACCGTCAACCCCGTCTCCGAGCTGGTCGACATCGCCCACGACCACGACGCCATCGCCATGATCGACGGCGCACAAGCAGTGCCAAACCAGCCGGTCGACGTCGCCGAGATCGGCGCCGACTTCTACGCCTTCTCGGGCCACAAGATGGCCGGTCCCACCGGTATCGGTGTCCTCTACGGCAAGCGAGAGCTGTTCGAGTCGATGGAGCCCTACCTCTACGGCGGCGGCATGATTCGGAAGGTCACCTTCGAGGAGTCGACCTGGGCCGACCTCCCCTGGAAGTTCGAACCCGGCACGCCGCCGATCGCCGAAGCCGTCGGTCTTCACGCCGCGATCGACTACCTGGAGGAGATCGGGATGGAACGCATTCGAGACCACGAACAGGCGCTGACCCGCTACGCCTACGAGCGCTTAGACGAGCACGACGACGTCGAGATCTACGGCCCCGAACCCGGCCCCGACCGGGGTGGACTGGTAAGCTTCAACCTGGAGGGGGTCCACGCCCACGACCTCACCTCGATCTGTAACGACCACGTCGTCGCCATCCGGGCCGGCGATCACTGTACGCAGCCGCTACACGATGCGCTCGGGGTTGCGGCTTCGGCCCGAGCGTCGTTTTACCTGTACAACACGCGTGAGGAGGTCGACAAACTGATTGGGGCGGTTGAAGACGCGCGGGAGCTGTTCGCCTAA
- a CDS encoding DUF424 domain-containing protein produces the protein MLVTERQTPEGLLVTVCDGDVLGETFAEGEFSLTVTEEFYGEGAEAVDEAGVVDSLQRASVANIVGARSVDIAVEAELVDEANVLEIGETRHAQLLWL, from the coding sequence TTGCTCGTCACCGAGCGCCAGACGCCAGAGGGATTGCTCGTCACGGTCTGTGACGGAGACGTGTTAGGGGAGACGTTCGCCGAGGGTGAGTTCAGCTTGACGGTGACCGAGGAGTTCTACGGCGAGGGCGCCGAGGCGGTCGACGAGGCAGGTGTCGTCGACAGCTTACAGCGGGCGTCCGTCGCGAACATCGTCGGTGCGCGGTCAGTCGACATCGCCGTTGAGGCCGAACTCGTCGACGAGGCGAACGTCTTAGAGATCGGCGAGACGCGACACGCCCAGCTGTTGTGGCTCTGA
- a CDS encoding ABC transporter permease, which yields MTGHIDAVARKDFADAARSKLLWGMIALLGAIVAIGYVAIWVSDPDATAAEVLGFISFPLQTILPIAALVVGYMAVVGERRSGSIKILLGLPPNRTDVVFGKLLGRTAVVAVAIGVAFVLALVLGLVFFGGAPIVDWLVFAAITLLFGLTFVGMAVGVSASVSSRGRSMAAAVGIYLVFVGLWELLTAGPYYLLYDETPPVEAETWYLFLDQLNPMVVYANLATEALEGEAYPFLFQYGLEDFEATGMTSAERYAGDAPFYLQEWFGIVPLLLWIAVPVAIGYYRFQKTDL from the coding sequence ATGACCGGACACATCGACGCTGTCGCGCGAAAGGACTTTGCCGACGCCGCCCGGTCGAAGCTCCTCTGGGGGATGATCGCCCTCCTTGGTGCGATCGTCGCGATCGGCTACGTCGCGATCTGGGTCAGCGACCCCGACGCGACCGCTGCCGAGGTGCTTGGTTTCATCTCGTTCCCCCTCCAGACCATTCTCCCGATCGCAGCGCTGGTCGTCGGCTACATGGCCGTCGTCGGCGAGCGCCGTTCGGGTAGCATCAAAATCTTACTCGGGCTGCCCCCGAATCGGACCGACGTCGTCTTCGGGAAACTCCTCGGGCGGACGGCCGTCGTCGCCGTCGCCATCGGTGTCGCGTTCGTCCTCGCGCTCGTGTTGGGGCTCGTCTTCTTCGGCGGTGCCCCGATCGTCGACTGGCTCGTCTTCGCCGCGATCACGCTCCTGTTCGGGCTGACGTTCGTCGGGATGGCCGTCGGCGTCTCCGCCTCTGTCTCCTCGCGGGGGCGGTCGATGGCCGCGGCAGTCGGCATCTACCTCGTCTTCGTCGGCCTCTGGGAGCTGCTGACGGCCGGTCCGTACTACCTGCTCTACGACGAGACGCCGCCCGTCGAGGCCGAAACCTGGTACCTCTTTCTCGATCAGCTCAACCCGATGGTCGTCTACGCGAATCTCGCGACTGAGGCGCTCGAAGGCGAGGCCTATCCGTTCCTCTTCCAGTACGGGCTTGAGGACTTCGAGGCGACCGGGATGACTTCCGCCGAGCGGTACGCCGGCGACGCACCCTTCTATCTCCAGGAGTGGTTCGGCATCGTCCCACTACTGCTGTGGATCGCCGTTCCGGTCGCGATCGGCTACTACCGGTTCCAGAAAACGGATCTCTGA